The Chloroflexota bacterium genome window below encodes:
- a CDS encoding NUDIX hydrolase, translating into MRFEMNFCPRCGHLLEDREAFGRVRRVCPACGFVFFRDHKVAVGALIERDGRVLLVRRAVTPRMGMWALPAGYMDYDEVPEQALRREVREETALDVHVGDVLGVFPLDNPDARGVIIVYWARANAGEARAGDDVSQVGWFAPDELPDDLAFESTRWALARWQARGLDIP; encoded by the coding sequence GTGCGATTTGAGATGAACTTCTGCCCACGCTGTGGGCATCTTCTGGAGGATCGAGAGGCCTTCGGGCGGGTGCGGCGTGTGTGTCCGGCCTGCGGGTTCGTCTTCTTCCGTGACCACAAGGTGGCCGTGGGAGCGCTGATCGAGCGCGATGGGCGGGTTCTCCTCGTGCGTCGTGCCGTGACCCCACGCATGGGAATGTGGGCGCTGCCGGCCGGGTATATGGACTACGATGAGGTGCCGGAGCAGGCATTGCGCCGTGAGGTGCGGGAGGAGACGGCGCTCGACGTCCATGTGGGTGATGTCCTGGGGGTGTTTCCCCTGGACAACCCTGACGCTCGAGGGGTGATCATCGTCTACTGGGCACGTGCGAACGCGGGCGAGGCCCGGGCGGGCGATGACGTCAGCCAGGTGGGGTGGTTCGCGCCTGACGAACTGCCGGACGATCTGGCCTTTGAGAGCACCCGGTGGGCGCTGGCGCGCTGGCAGGCCAGAGGTCTTGACATCCCCTGA